From the genome of Antennarius striatus isolate MH-2024 chromosome 19, ASM4005453v1, whole genome shotgun sequence, one region includes:
- the LOC137613758 gene encoding G-protein coupled receptor 6, with protein sequence MNESLVVNDSSASLMAGEALPWIEADSPEHNGSLEFSTAPLDFPINPWDIMLCMSGTVIACENAIVVAIIFYTPTLRTPMFVLIGSLATADLLAGMGLILNFVFQYVISSETISLITVGFLVASFTASISSLLAITVDRYFSLYNALTYFSEKTLQCVHLMLLGTWGVSLFLGLLPVLGWNCLDDPASCSIVRPLTRSNITLLATSFFCIFALMLTLYFKICKIVCHHAHQIALQQHFFATSHYVATKKGVSTLAIILGTFGASWLPFAIYCLVGERDYPSVYTYATLLPATYNSMINPIIYAYRNAEIQRSIYMLLCGCFQANKAYRSRSPSEV encoded by the coding sequence ATGAACGAGTCGCTGGTGGTGAACGACTCCTCCGCCAGCCTGATGGCGGGTGAGGCTCTCCCCTGGATCGAGGCGGACTCTCCAGAACATAACGGCAGCCTGGAGTTCTCCACCGCTCCATTAGACTTCCCCATCAACCCGTGGGACATTATGCTCTGCATGTCGGGCACTGTGATAGCCTGTGAAAATGCCATAGTGGTGGCAATCATCTTTTACACACCAACACTAAGGACACCCATGTTTGTGCTGATTGGCAGCCTGGCCACAGCAGACCTGCTGGCAGGCATGGGATTAATCCTGAACTTTGTATTTCAGTATGTGATATCCTCTGAGACCATCAGCCTTATTACTGTAGGCTTCCTGGTTGCTTCATTCACTGCATCCATCAGCAGCCTACTGGCCATAACGGTGGACCGCTACTTCTCCCTTTACAATGCCCTGACATACTTCTCAGAAAAGACGCTGCAGTGTGTTCACCTGATGCTGCTGGGGACCTGGGGGGTATCCTTGTTCCTGGGCTTGCTGCCGGTGCTCGGGTGGAACTGCCTGGATGACCCAGCCTCCTGCAGCATTGTGCGACCTTTGACCAGGAGCAACATCACACTCCTGGCCACCTCTTTCTTCTGCATTTTTGCGCTCATGCTGACGCTATACTTCAAGATTTGTAAAATTGTGTGCCACCACGCTCACCAGATCGCCCTCCAGCAGCACTTTTTTGCCACCTCGCATTACGTGGCCACAAAGAAGGGCGTCTCCACATTGGCCATCATCTTGGGGACGTTTGGCGCCAGTTGGCTTCCCTTCGCCATCTACTGCCTGGTAGGTGAGAGGGACTACCCGTCGGTGTACACGTACGCCACACTCCTGCCTGCCACCTACAACTCCATGATCAACCCCATCATCTACGCCTACAGAAATGCAGAGATCCAGCGTTCCATCTACATGCTTCTCTGCGGCTGCTTTCAAGCCAACAAGGCCTATCGTTCCAGATCGCCCAGTGAGGTCTAA